From Astyanax mexicanus isolate ESR-SI-001 chromosome 16, AstMex3_surface, whole genome shotgun sequence, one genomic window encodes:
- the plvapb gene encoding plasmalemma vesicle associated protein b, which translates to MYNNSYNRPKVALEKKVIHKSKGKSCGYYLRIVFFFSSLIQSLIIVSLVLFLVYGQPEKSAEEKRAEELQEGYNRLSKDNANLRKDKVNLTSLLKTKTAEKTMADKQLAKLTTELEAAKSNNTKLVNALSICNANKPMISRLAPAPCPAVTTSSNAHLKSLQTVLDHQRVLYMLLQNNFTQTVQTLKHDLERVASEKSRYEMEATQLKQEKGDLTSELQLFRKKCKEDFVSSLQGIQTVSTAFLAKIDNLFPDSYTFLLTCDKQQEQMQKIQDNCTNLSRQVESKFQSYLNIVGDKVSTLQGQSSRLEVQNRRLTSDMQQCSQSRTQETAQCKKLLADAQETQDRLVEPLLQAQKQLMQEKQMLQTMCAPKPMLPSMPRPSGLNSHGP; encoded by the exons ATGTACAACAACAGCTACAACCGGCCCAAGGTCGCTCTGGAGAAGAAGGTCATTCACAAGTCCAAAGGAAAAAGCTGCGGCTATTATCTGCGGATTGTGTTTTTCTTCTCGTCACTCATTCAGTCGCTCATCATTGTCAGCCTGGTGCTCTTCTTGGTTTACGGGCAGCCTGAGAAGTCTGCTGAGGAGAAGAGGGCAGAGGAGCTTCAGGAGGGCTACAACAGGCTGTCCAAGGACAACGCCAACCTAAGGAAGGACAAAGTCAACCTCACCAGCTTGCTTAAGACAAAGACAGCCGAGAAGACCATGGCTGACAAACAGCTGGCTAAGCTCACAACTGAGTTGGAGGCAGCCAAATCGAATAATACAAAACTTGTGAATGCCCTg TCTATCTGTAATGCAAATAAACCAATGATAAGTCGCCTTGCTCCAGCCCCATGCCCTGCAGTCACCACGTCCAGTAATG CTCACCTTAAAAGTCTACAGACTGTCTTGGACCACCAGAGAGTTCTGTACATGCTTCTCCAGAACAATTTCACTCAAACAGTGCAAACCCTTAAGCACGACTTAGAGCGTGTGGCCAGTGAGAAAAGCAGGTACGAGATGGAAGCGACACAGCTGAAGCAAGAAAAAGGAGACCTGACCAGCGAACTTCAGCTTTTCAGGAAAAAGTGCAAGGAAGACTTTGTGTCATCTCTGCAGGGCATTCAGACGGTGTCCACCGCCTTCCTGGCCAAAATCGACAATCTCTTCCCCGACAGCTACACTTTCCTCCTCACGTGTGACAAGCAGCAGGAACAGATGCAGAAGATCCAAGACAACTGCACCAACCTGTCCCGGCAGGTGGAGAGCAAGTTCCAGAGCTACCTGAACATAGTTGGCGACAAGGTCTCCACCCTCCAGGGCCAGAGCAGCCGGCTAGAAGTGCAGAACAGACGGCTGACTTCGGATATGCAGCAGTGCAGCCAGAGCCGCACCCAAGAAACCGCACAGTGCAAGAAGTTGCTAGCAGACGCCCAGGAGACACAAGACAGACTGGTGGAGCCTCTGCTGCAGGCCCAGAAACAACTGATGCAAGAAAAGCAAATGTTACAGACCATGTGTGCTCCAAAG CCAATGCTGCCCTCAATGCCAAGACCCTCTGGACTGAACTCACATGGACCATAG
- the gtpbp3 gene encoding tRNA modification GTPase GTPBP3, mitochondrial, which yields MSLSRCWRRALRMTAVRLRVRVRCDSSVSSAAGPVDTIYALSSGQGRCGVAVVRVSGPAAGGALRSVAGLSRALPAPRTALLRSILNPQTNEVLDRGLVLWFPGPHSFTGEDIAEFHIHGGPAVINGVLQALGSLPGLRPAEAGEFTQRAFHAGKLDLTEVEGLGDLIHAETEAQRRQALRQMAGDLGQLYNDWSQRLKRCLAHVEAFIDFSEGDLIEDGVLNQVDLDVPQLQMEIENHLCDERRGERLRSGVQVVIAGSTNVGKSSLFNILCQRPAAIVSPIAGTTRDIVETSLDIGGFPVLLSDTAGLRDTGDCVEKEGVRRARHMVELADVTLVLVDSTQLPQEPPMVSGFLREYLMNVLPSGNNYKQQRLLILNKIDLLPKEHISAIQNVLTQTSDLAPVCILSCHSREGLERFLTLLQDRLKTLCGDPLAGSPSLTQTRHRAHLQNCVEALNQYYQYRNVDLALAAEGLRLGLSSLGRITGKVGAEEILDVIFRDFCIGK from the exons ATGAGTTTATCCCGCTGCTGGAGAAGAGCTCTGCGGATGACCGCAGTAAG GCTGCGGGTGCGTGTAAGATGTGATTCTTCAGTCAGCAGTGCCGCTGGACCCGTGGACACTATCTACGCTCTCTCCTCTGGGCAGGGCCGGTGTGGAGTGGCCGTGGTCCGGGTCAGCGGACCGGCTGCAGGCGGGGCTCTCCGCAGTGTGGCCGGTCTGAGCCGCGCTCTACCCGCCCCCCGAACCGCCCTCCTGCGCAGCATCCTTAACCCACAGACCAATGAGGTGCTGGACCGAGGCCTGGTGCTGTGGTTTCCAG GCCCTCACAGCTTCACTGGAGAGGACATCGCTGAGTTTCATATACATGGTGGTCCTGCTGTCATTAATGGTGTCTTGCAAGCTCTTG GAAGTCTACCCGGGTTGCGGCCTGCAGAGGCGGGCGAGTTCACCCAACGAGCATTCCATGCTGGGAAGCTGGACCTGACTGAAGTAGAGGGTTTGGGGGACCTTATCCACGCTGAGACAGAAGCCCAGAGGAGGCAGGCACTAAGGCAGATGGCAGGAGATTTGGGTCAACTTTATAATGACTGGAGTCAGCGACTTAAGcga TGTTTGGCGCATGTGGAAGCCTTCATTGACTTCAGTGAGGGTGATCTCATAGAGGATGGAGTCTTAAATCAAG TGGACTTGGATGTGCCTCAGCTGCAGATGGAAATAGAGAACCATCTGTGTgatgagaggagaggagaacgACTCCGCAGTGGAGTGCAGGTGGTGATTGCAGGATCCACCAATGTAGGAAAGAGCAGCCTTTTCAACATACTGT GCCAGCGGCCGGCTGCTATCGTATCCCCCATAGCAGGAACAACCAGAGACATTGTGGAGACTTCTCTGGACATCGGGGGCTTTCCCGTCCTGTTGAGCGACACGGCGGGCCTGCGGGACACTGGCGACTGCGTGGAGAAAGAGGGCGTCCGCCGCGCTCGACACAT GGTGGAGCTGGCAGACGTGACGCTGGTGTTGGTGGACTCAACGCAGCTTCCTCAAGAACCTCCAATGGTGTCCGGGTTCCTGAGAGAATATCTGATGAACGTCCTGCCCAGTGGAAACAACTACAAACAACAACGTCTTCTTATCCTTAACAAAATTGACCTCCTTCCTAAAGAACACATAAGTGCTATCCAGAATGTTCTCACACAAACTTCTGATCTGGCTCCAGTCTGCATTTTGTCATGCCATTCCAGAGAAGGGCTGGAACGTTTCCTCACATTATTACAGGACCGACTAAAAACACT GTGTGGAGACCCGCTGGCCGGCAGCCCAAGTCTAACTCAAACCCGCCACCGAGCTCATCTCCAGAACTGTGTGGAAGCCTTGAATCAGTATTATCAGTACAGAAATGTGGACCTGGCTCTGGCAGCAGAGGGACTGCGCTTAGGACTTAGCAGCTTGGGTAGGATTACAGGCAAGGTGGGGGCTGAGGAAATCTTGGATGTGATTTTCAGAGACTTTTGCATCGGCAAATAA